The Lycium barbarum isolate Lr01 chromosome 9, ASM1917538v2, whole genome shotgun sequence genome has a segment encoding these proteins:
- the LOC132609540 gene encoding zinc finger BED domain-containing protein DAYSLEEPER-like — translation MMIREVIDSEDLNIKETAIEMEKKFKKYWQEEYSPIATMAVVLDPRYKLSLVDFCFSKLDLSTSTEKVKAVEDNMQKLFKEYLKPLISDVDTVRSSSGGCDVEMADEMEEYDNFVSPSQPGSKKTQLSLYLEEPVLVRKGNENLDVLKFWKDNRIKYPELSLMARDLLSIPITSVSSESAFSVGGRVIGKFQTSILPENAEAKLCSRDWLYGHQASDDSEEEDDIAIDMGKFAAMPSS, via the exons ATGATGATAAGAGAAGTGATAGATAGTGAGGATCTTAATATCAAGGAAACGGCTATAGAAATGGAGAAAAAGTTCAAAAAATATTGGCAGGAAGAGTACAGTCCGATTGCTACAATGGCAGTAGTCCTTGATCCTCGGTATAAGTTAAGTCTCGTGGATTTTTGCTTCTCTAAACTTGATCTATCTACTTCCACTGAAAAGGTAAAGGCTGTCGAAGATAATATGCAAAAATTATTTAAGGAGTACTTGAAACCTTTAATTTCTGATGTTGATACGGTAAGAAGTAGTAGTGGTGGATGTGACGTTGAAATGGCAGATGAAATGGAGGAGTATGATAATTTTGTAAGTCCATCTCAACCTGGTTCAAAAAAGACACAACTAAGTTTGTACTTGGAAGAGCCTGTGTTGGTTCGCAAAGGAAATGAAAATTTAGATGTGCTTAaattttggaaggataatagGATTAAATATCCGGAACTCTCATTGATGGCACGTGATTTGTTAAGTATTCCTATCACCAGTGTTTCATCCGAGTCCGCTTTCAGTGTTGGAGGTCGTGTTATTGGAAAATTTCAAACCTCTATTTTACCCGAGAATGCAGAAGCTAAGTTGTGTTCGCGAGATTGGCTTTATGGTCATCAAG CTTCTGATGACTCAGAAGAGGAAGATGACATTGCAATAGACATGGGGAAATTTGCTGCTATGCCTTCCAGCTAG